In a genomic window of Zingiber officinale cultivar Zhangliang chromosome 9B, Zo_v1.1, whole genome shotgun sequence:
- the LOC122025415 gene encoding stachyose synthase-like, with protein MAPPNQPCELVCDKTLSDDLTDLFSLSDGNLTVNGVKLLCEVPENVTFTSFNSMIHASNAPPSLVKEVLSRSHKGGFLGFSSPTSSNRPANSLGRFSGRRFLSIFRFKTWWSTMWVGSCGSDLQMETQWVLFEVPEVGAYVLLLPLLEGNFRSAIFPGDSDHVMLHGESGSSRVRTDSFKALAYVHVGNNPFTLMREAYAAARVHLGTFRLREEKPLPPIVDKFGWCTWDAFYLTVEPIGVWHGVKDFADSGIPLRFLLIDDGWQSINLDCENPNQDTKNLVFCGEQMTARLYTFDEGEEFRKYKGGSLLGSETLSYDKSMPKKVFSKAKELKEATITGNKVKELELKREIGEMLEQTSKLFEDQPGDLGEMGGLGGLIKDLKAKFKGLEDVYVWQALCGAWGGVRPGSTQLDAKLVPGKLSPGLAGTMGDLAVDKILEGGIGLVNPAQAGELYDSMHSYLAGAGVTGVKVDVIHTLEYVSEEYGGRVELAKAYYDGLSKSISKNFNGTGIISSMQQCNDFFFLGTWQVNMGRTGDDFWFEDPNGDPMGVYWLQGAHMINNSFNSLWMGQFMQPDWDMFQSDHACGEFHAAARAICGGPVYVSDAVGSHDFDLIRKLVFNDGTIPKCVHYALPTRDCLFANPLFDEKTALKIWNLNKFGGVIGAFNCQGCGWNPEEKRVKGYSGCYKPITGTVHVADVEWDQVEACTELGEAEEYALYQHKAEKLLLMALNSDVICFTLQPSSFELFSFAPVKKVGTDVEFAAIGLVNMFNCGGTLLEVEVDADAVAVKVMVKGGGDLLMYSSRKPRGCCLNGVGVGFKYYVEDGKMRVEVPWAELSGGVSELVVDY; from the exons ATGGCGCCGCCCAATCAACCCTGTGAACTCGTCTGCGACAAGACTCTCTCTGATGACCTCACCGATCTCTTCTCACTCAGCGATGGAAATCTCACCGTTAATGGCGTCAAATTGCTCTGTGAGGTCCCGGAAAATGTCACGTTTACGAGCTTTAACTCAATGATCCATGCTTCTAACGCGCCGCCGTCGCTAGTCAAGGAAGTCCTGTCTCGATCCCACAAGGGCGGGTTCCTCGGTTTTTCCTCGCCGACGTCTTCCAACCGTCCGGCGAACTCTCTCGGGAGGTTCTCTGGCCGGAGGTTTCTCAGCATCTTCCGGTTCAAGACGTGGTGGTCGACCATGTGGGTCGGGAGCTGCGGTTCGGACCTGCAAATGGAGACTCAATGGGTGCTCTTCGAGGTCCCCGAGGTTGGCGCCTACGTCCTCCTCCTCCCCTTGCTCGAGGGTAACTTCCGGTCCGCCATCTTTCCCGGCGACAGCGACCACGTCATGCTCCACGGGGAGAGCGGCTCTTCCCGAGTGCGAACCGACTCCTTCAAAGCTCTGGCGTACGTCCATGTCGGCAACAACCCCTTCACCTTGATGCGGGAAGCCTACGCTGCTGCTAGGGTTCACCTCGGCACGTTCCGGCTGAGGGAGGAGAAGCCGCTCCCGCCCATCGTCGACAAGTTCGGTTGGTGCACCTGGGACGCTTTCTACTTGACGGTGGAGCCGATCGGGGTGTGGCACGGCGTCAAGGACTTCGCCGACAGCGGGATTCCGCTGCGGTTCCTCCTGATCGACGACGGGTGGCAGAGCATCAACTTGGATTGCGAAAACCCGAACCAGGACACCAAAAATCTGGTCTTCTGCGGAGAGCAGATGACCGCCAGGCTCTACACGTTCGACGAGGGAGAGGAGTTTCGCAAGTACAAGGGAGGCAGCCTCCTTGGCTCCGAAACTTTATCGTACGATAAGAGTATGCCAAAGAAGGTCTTTTCCAAGGCGAAGGAGCTCAAAGAGGCAACGATAACCGGCAACAAAGTTAAAGAACTCGAATTGAAAAGAGAAATCGGCGAAATGCTCGAGCAGACAAGCAAACTTTTCGAGGATCAGCCAGGGGACTTGGGCGAGATGGGTGGATTGGGTGGTTTGATTAAGGATTTGAAGGCAAAGTTCAAGGGACTCGAAGATGTCTACGTCTGGCAAGCGCTCTGCGGAGCCTGGGGCGGGGTGCGGCCGGGAAGCACCCAACTGGACGCGAAGTTAGTGCCGGGTAAGCTCTCCCCTGGCTTAGCGGGAACCATGGGCGACCTTGCCGTCGACAAGATCCTCGAGGGCGGCATCGGCCTCGTCAATCCGGCGCAAGCTGGCGAGCTTTACGACTCCATGCACTCGTACCTCGCCGGCGCCGGAGTCACCGGCGTCAAAGTGGATGTCATCCAT ACTCTGGAGTACGTGAGCGAAGAATACGGAGGCAGGGTTGAGCTCGCCAAAGCGTACTACGATGGCTTGTCGAAGTCGATATCGAAGAACTTCAATGGAACGGGGATCATCTCGAGTATGCAGCAGTGCAATGACTTTTTCTTCCTCGGAACTTGGCAAGTCAACATGGGAAGAACGG GTGATGATTTCTGGTTCGAGGATCCTAACGGAGATCCCATGGGCGTTTACTGGCTGCAAGGCGCGCACATGATCAACAACTCCTTCAACAGCCTGTGGATGGGTCAGTTCATGCAGCCCGACTGGGACATGTTCCAGTCCGACCACGCCTGCGGCGAGTTCCACGCGGCGGCGCGCGCCATCTGCGGCGGACCAGTCTACGTCAGCGACGCCGTCGGTTCTCATGATTTCGATCTCATCAGAAAGCTCGTATTCAACGATGGAACCATACCCAAATGCGTGCACTACGCTTTGCCGACCAGGGACTGCTTGTTTGCCAATCCCCTGTTCGACGAAAAGACCGCCCTCAAGATTTGGAACCtcaacaag TTTGGTGGCGTGATCGGAGCTTTCAATTGCCAAGGCTGTGGATGGAACCCCGAGGAGAAGAGGGTGAAAGGCTACTCTGGTTGCTATAAGCCAATTACAGGAACCGTTCATGTGGCGGACGTGGAATGGGATCAAGTGGAGGCCTGCACTGAACTGGGTGAAGCAGAGGAGTACGCACTGTATCAGCACAAGGCGGAGAAACTACTCCTCATGGCTCTAAACTCCGACGTGATCTGCTTCACCCTCCAACCTTCCTCCTTTGAGCTTTTCAGCTTTGCGCCGGTGAAGAAGGTTGGGACTGATGTGGAGTTCGCTGCCATTGGGCTGGTGAACATGTTCAATTGTGGTGGCACTTTGCTGGAGGTGGAAGTGGATGCGGATGCGGTTGCAGTGAAGGTGATGGTGAAAGGGGGAGGCGATCTGTTGATGTATTCCAGTAGGAAGCCAAGAGGTTGCTGCTTGAATGGAGTTGGGGTTGGGTTTAAGTATTATGTGGAGGATGGGAAGATGAGGGTGGAGGTTCCATGGGCGGAGCTGAGTGGCGGTGTCTCTGAACTAGTAGTTGATTACTGA
- the LOC122025416 gene encoding auxin-responsive protein SAUR68-like, which translates to MLSPKRLVGKAKKGIPLALMMRSNSSSRVVAEKGHFVVYTVEDVRFMLPLSFLKSPVLQELLKVQRAGGAGAAVYRSGKGATSLWQRSSFAVTLSWSRR; encoded by the exons ATGTTGAGCCCCAAGAGACTCGTTGGCAAGGCAAAGAAAGGGATCCCCTTGGCATTAATGATGAGATCCAATAGCAGTAGTAGAGTGGTTGCTGAGAAGGGGCACTTCGTGGTATACACTGTGGAGGATGTGAGGTTCATGCTGCCTTTGTCATTCCTCAAGAGCCCAGTACTTCAGGAGCTGCTCAAG GTGCAGCGTGCAGGAGGTGCTGGTGCAGCCGTGTATAGAAGTGGCAAAGGCGCAACTTCGCTGTGGCAAAGGAGCAGTTTCGCTGTGACGCTGTCGTGGAGTCGCCGATAA
- the LOC122025080 gene encoding auxin-responsive protein SAUR64-like, with protein MLSPKRLVEKAKKGIPLMRSNSRPSSYEGNAGVAEKGHFVVYSMDDTRFVVPLAFLTSCIFQELLKVSAEEFGLPGKRPITLACSGVFMEYVVSLLKRSVSRDVERALLASINANRCLDSTLVGLGRDQQRAVA; from the coding sequence ATGTTGAGTCCCAAGAGACTTGTTGAGAAGGCAAAGAAAGGGATCCCCTTGATGAGATCTAATAGCCGGCCGAGTTCATATGAGGGTAACGCAGGGGTTGCTGAAAAGGGTCATTTTGTGGTGTACAGTATGGATGATACAAGATTCGTGGTGCCATTGGCATTCCTCACCAGCTGTATTTTCCAAGAGCTCCTCAAGGTTTCAGCTGAGGAGTTTGGATTACCCGGTAAGAGGCCAATTACCTTGGCCTGCAGTGGAGTTTTCATGGAGTACGTGGTCTCCTTGCTCAAGAGAAGCGTGTCTAGAGATGTGGAGAGGGCGCTGCTTGCCTCCATCAATGCGAACCGGTGTTTGGATTCCACTTTGGTTGGCCTTGGTCGTGACCAACAACGAGCAGTAGCATGA